One Drosophila teissieri strain GT53w chromosome X, Prin_Dtei_1.1, whole genome shotgun sequence genomic window, TTGCACTTCTGAGAGCCCCGGCTAAGGGTCCTCGATCTCCAGCTATCTCTCCGTAGTCAAGTGTCCATTCTGCAGGTCCTTCTCCACCCGCTTTTCACCCCCTTCACCCCTTTTACACCCGTGGCAACCACCCTCTGCGTCCACTCTGCTAACTCTTGCGCCTTTGACGCACTTGAGACATTTGAAAAGTTTCACCTTTGGAGAAGTTCGCTTCGCTTTTAAATTGCGCGCTTAACAAGTTCGTTTCctgtccttttttttgtatcctGCAACCCTCGCCCGTTCCATTGTTACTTTTGTTTAAGCTAAGCCTGCCTTTTTCGAATAATAAACGACGGAAAGTTTCAAATAGCGGAACATGTTTAAAATGCCTGACGTGCACACTTTTCCAGCATTTTTTTGCGCCCCGCCAGGACCCAGGACCCCCATTCTCCGTAATTTTCCCCAACGCCTTCTCCATTTTCAACACACAGCCCCTTTCATTCATTCTTTGCTGGCCACACGTGCATTGGTAAATGCAAACAGCAccgaaaacacaaaacacaaagcaGAAAACAGAAGGCGACAGGCAACAAGCTTTCGCCCACTTctcctgccactgccactgccactcccacttgcCCGCCCCCAATCCCCCGCCCACTTTCTCCACCCACTCCGCTTGTTGTTGGTAGCCGAGGAACGGCTTGCATGTCGCTGCACACGAGTAGAACCTGAGAATggttgccaaaaataaaaaataaaaaaaaaacccaaacggaaacggaaaatgagaatggaaatgaaaagcgaGAAAGCAAAGTGCCAAAGATATGTTTACAACTTCTACATACCCTCTATCTTGCGATCTCACAATGTTGCCATCAAATATCTTTTCATGATTTTCCCTTGCATACTTTGCCAagcttttaacattttaacaAGAACACAAACGCATTCTGTTGTGACTTTAAATCAAATTCTGAAGTTATTTCACATATCATCGCAAAACTCTCAATTTCCCTTGACATATGTATACCCTATACGAGTATGCTGAAAAGAGGTAAATCACGAATAGCATACCAACGGCCCACACAAATTGTGCACGCAATTGTGCCCAAGGTCACAAAAGGGCAGGCCAGTTGCTAGTCACTAGTTGGTTAGTCCGTCCGTCCGGCCGTCCCTCCGTCCATCTCTCCGTGCGTCCCTCCGTCCGTCTCTCCGTCCATCTCCCCGTCCGTCGGACTATCCAACAGCCGTCCAGCTATCCGTCCGTGAATCTCTCAGCCAGGGATTTGCATAATTCAACGCTGCGGCGGCCGTGATTCCCGATCCCCCGTCTGGCGATTGATGGccccggatccggatccggctGCAAATAAAAGTCCGGGTGCCAGTCCGCACGGCAGGTGTATTTCCAAGGCAAATTGGTGAAATGCAATGCAGTTCtggacacaaaaaaaaaacaggggAAGTGTTTACACAGTGCACAACGATTGCAAGAATATGCAATTGCAGAATAAAGTGCAAAAGTATGTGTTTATTAATATCATTTATTTCAAGAAAATACTACGATTATAATAATACTAGAAGATATAtctttattatataaaaattcgGGGAATTTGATTGTTTAAAGATTTTGAACTGATTTAAAGTTTCTGTATAATATACGATTGCCAATCTTGATTGagatctttttgccacgtgcAGTTTCATTTATTCATATTCAGTTTCAAAACTTTGTCAGTCGAATGCCGTTTGTGACGTCAACATGGAATCGAGTttcccattcgcattcgcattcaccTTGCACAGCCTGCGGCGCCTCTCGTTTGACGGCGTTGATTGAATCATGTTGACACGCTTCCCTCGTCCGATCCCcagcccctccccctctccaCGTACGCCCATGTCCTGTGCCCCAGCGGGGGCAGCGAGGGGGGGCAAATCAGCTTTATCAATGCTATTTCCCATTGGGGAATCGATTCGGCCGTGGGCCGCACACAAAGTCGCGCTTGAACAATGCCAATATCTGGCTTTGTGTTTATAGCAAAACTTGCGGGCTATGTAGGCGGGCATTGCATTATCAATTATAATGAAAGGGGTAATAAAATAACTTCgccatcttaaaatagtgcgttataagTGGATATAGGTCGTCTGATACTTTCtttaagaaagagcgccgttctcggcgattctcaaggtgtgtACTTAAGtggcggaaatttaataaaataatcaaatgttttcgtacattttaaaatagtgcgttatatgtgtatgagtggtctgatactttatctattaaagagcgccgttctcggcgattctcaaggtgtgtACTTAAGTGGcgaaaatttcataaaataattaattgttttcgtacatcttaaaatagtgcgttatatgtgtatgagtggtctgatactttatctattaaagagcgccgttctcggcgattctcaaggtgtgtACTTAAGTGGCGgaaatttcataaaataattaaatgttttcgtcatcttaaaatagtgcgttatgtgtgtatgaGTGGTCTAATACTTTATctattaaagagcgccgttctcggcgattctcaaggtgtgtACTTAAGTGtctgaaatttaataaaataattaaatgttttcgtacatcttaaaatagtgcgttatatgtgtatgagtggtctgatactttatctattaaagagcgccgttctcggcgattctcaaggtgtgtACTTAAGTGGCGGAAATttcataatataatttaatgttttcgtacatcctaaaatagtgcgttatatgtgtatgagtggtctgatactttatctattaaagagcgccgttctcggcgattctcaaggtgtgtACTTAAGTGGCGGaaatttgataaaataatcaaatgtttttttacatcttaaaatagtgcgttatatgtgtataggtcgtctgatactttttctaagaaggacagccgttctcggcgattctcaaggtgtgtACTTAAGTGGCGGaaatttgataaaataatCCAATGTTTTCgtcatcttaaaatagtgcgttataagTGAATATAGGTCgtctcggcgattctcaaggtgttaGTTTGGcggaatataataaaatcaattttcaaatgtttccattattttaatgaattagTAGAGATATGTGGCTTTACAGTTTCGCTCTGGGCGATTCTCAATGAGCGTACTTAAGTGATGGAGAGTGTGTGATAAGCCATTATCCTTATACTCAAAGCAGATGATGGCCAAGCCTAATGTATTCAGCTCATTTAATTTCCCCATTAGGGGCAGGGCTCTCCTCTGCGCTTCTTAAGTGGCGAAAATAATCCGCAGATGCGGTCCCAATGCTTGATTAACTTGCAGATGCGCAGCTGGAATGTGCGGCATGCATAAGCAAATCCACAATGAGGACCGACTGGGTGCAAGTGCACTCCCCCAGTTCAAGGCTCCTtcggcgtgtgtgtgtgtgcgtgtgtgtgtgtgcgtgcgtgtgcatGCCTTAAATTTCCTTTCGCCATCGCAttaattcataaatttcaGCATGCCGTTGTTGACGCTTCTAAAAATAGTCCACAAAAAAGGAGAACTGGAGGTTGGGTCTCTCGGTTGTCGGTTGTCGGCTGTTGGTTCTCGTTTGTCGGTTGTCGGTTCTCGGGGTCTTGGGAGGTCTAAGGACTGAGGCTGACGTTGCCTTGACCGGACAAAGAGAAACTGGCACCAAccaacactcacacacacaacctCACACTCCATGCACATGCCAGATACCACGATACTCACACATACATAGTAGTGGGGGGCCCACGATCCCCAGGACGAAGTTCCACTTCGATTTTGCGACTTTGCATTGAACTTCAGCCAGCGCCGTTTTCGTTTCCGTTTTAGTGGcaggtgcagttgcagttgcagctttTCGACTTATGCAATCCACCCGCAGCACGATGCGGAAGTGGGTGAGACTCGACTTCaatcgactcgactcgactctaCTCGAATCAACTCGATGCACGTAGCGACTTGtggatacatatgtatcttgTAAATAGGTCGCTGCAGCAGAACACCGACTCATCGACAACGGCGGCATCTAGAAAAGAGGCGACAATGACGTCACAGCCGCATCAGGCCGTGCCGCTGACCTATATACACGCCATCAAGTGCAACAGAGACGGAGGCAAACAGCGAGTGGAAGAGAGAGAGTTAGCGATAGAGACAGAGACGGAGCGTAAACGTATGCATAAATTTCCCAACCGACATTTGCATATAGTAGATAAACAAGAAATTTGCTTCCATGTACCGTGCACCATACATGGGCGGAGAGATGGCTTAAATGgtataaagtataaagttGGCCAAGAACAGAAGCCCAGCTCAACTGGGCCTAAATTGTTTGTTGACATTTTGGTTCGTTTGAACCGGTCATTTCCACCTtgcactcttttttttttttgcggcttgCAACAGCTGCTGACGTCACACCGAACAATATGCCAATTAAAGGTGCATCATTATAGGTATATCATTACGAAAATATAGAGCACCTTAATCGAGTACCAACGCCTACGATGTGAATTATTTATACGTCAGTTATGCGGGTATCGTACTACTTTATAGAACAGCTTGCAGAATTCAAGTAACTGAATAAAgtaaacttaaaaactttaataGAGCCCTCCTCCGCGCTTCTCAATCGCCGCACTTAAGTGTTCGTAAATCTAGTAGatactattaaaaaaaagtatttattaataatgcgATGGTATTTCATCAGTTGCGCTTTTAAGAGCCCTACTCAAGTGGTGTAAAATGCCTCAAGTTACAAATAGGCGTGGATCTGGTTCTCGGACCCgcaaattgctttattttatcGTGTACAAATATGCTATGATTACGAATTTATAATGCCATTATTTTGCTGACCACATGTGCGACCATAAATATGATTAAGCGGCCGCTGTGCCAAGATGGAGTTGCAACCGGAAAAGATTTATGCCGACAAACAATTTGTACGGCCAGGCGCCCGCCATTATTTCAGTCGACTGGAGGGGATAACTGATGTGGGTGGTGGATAACGATGGgcatgaggatgaggatgaggacaAGGCTATGGGTTTTTGAGGGTGGGCCAGTGCACTTACACGCTTAATTAAATGCCACGGCACGGCGCCAGaaagcaggcagcaggcaacggcaacggcaacctGCCATGCAACGCCAAAAAGttgccagcagcaacaattgcagctgcaacagcagcaacaattgcacATTGTCAGCAACATCAGCGATAAGGGCGGAAAATGTTGGGCATTTTGCCAGCAAATGGGTGGTtcggtgtgtatgtgtgtgtgtgtatgggtgtgagTGGttcgatgatgatgatgatggtgttTCTGTGGTTGGGCCCCACTCGCTGGGTCGTTTTTATATGCGATTGTAAtacaatttcaattacaaGTGTAAACATAAGTATATTGCCGGCGTGGGCGTGTTGTGTGCCCAGTACATGCATACAGCTAGAAATCTATATAAACTTGAAGTgcaatgaatttaatttgaacaAGGCCTAAGCCAAAAGGAAAGTATCTGCTGGGTATATCCACCCACTTGTTCTCGTATCTACAAAATGGGCTGGCAACGAAATTGcgaattgcaatttaaaatcgaGAAAGTGAGTCTGAAAATCCCCGTCTGCCGGCATGCCGGCATGCAATATGCATGGCCATTGAATATTCAATGGCATAGCATCTGGAAATTGATTCCAGCCGATAAGTAATTAAAGACCAGGCCACTGGAGAGCTTAAAGATCGAAGGCATTGAATAATGGAGTCGCGGCTTTCAGTTAAAAAGAAAgtcaaatgtaaattaaatgacTGTAGGCCAAGTAATAGCAAAGTAATTACTCTTGCCGCTATTTGAAGTAATCAAATCGAAAGTAAGCCACAGGCTCTTCACATATTTGAAAGAAAAAACGTAAAGGCCTTCCTCCGCGCTTCTCAAACTCCATACTTAAGGGATTCACATTTACAATGCATTTAGTTAATTggtgtttaattaaatactaaatacttcTAAATACTAATAGATATTTTTGTACACCTCCCTTGTATACTTATActttaatacatatattttctccATTCACAGGTCTTTGCCCAAATTGAGCAGTCAAGACGAAGAAGGGGGGGCTGGTCATGGCTTTGGTGGCGGACCGCAACACTTTGAACCCATTCCTCACGATCATGATTTCTGCGAAAGAGTCGTTATAAATGTGAGTAACCCAAACGAATAATGGATACTCATAACTTAACCACCCACTTCCTCCCCCAACACTCCACCAATCCAGGTAAGCGGATTAAGGTTTGAGACACAACTACGTACGTTAAATCAATTCCCGGACACGCTGCTTGGGGATCCAGCTCGGAGATTACGGTACTTTGACCCGCTtagaaatgaatatttttttgacCGTAGTCGACCGAGCTTCGATGCGATTTTATACTATTATCAGAGTGGTAAGCATTCAGTGCATACAGATAGTAACCCTTGCCCGAAAATCTAATGCAACTTTTGTGCAACCCATGGCTAATGTTTCTCTATTTCTCTCTCTATATAAATCCTCGTCGTCGCCGAACAACGAACAATGAATACTTGACTTTATTCATACACCGCCACCCACTCACCAACTCACGACCACCccacaaacaaatacacacaaatacacCCATCACGTTCATCCACAGGTGGCCGACTACGGAGACCGGTCAATGTCCCTTTAGACGTATTTAgtgaagaaataaaattttatgaattaGGTGATCaagcaattaataaattcaGGTAAGCCCACGTGTTGCCCACTAGAAATTCCACCACTAccctacaaaaaaaaaaaaccaaaaaagcaaaacaaatccaaaacaaaaccccaaccaaaaagaaactaacaaaatataaacaaaaaactaaagcaaatcaaatataaagAGGACAACAATTTGGTTCGGATTATTTCTATATTGGTAGCACGGCAAATTTTTTATCAAATCAGCGTAATGAGGCATGCAACACGGCAAACAGACCGACACACGCACATACTCGTAAAACATAGACGTAGAATAGCATTAGACTTGGCTTACATACAATACTATAccaatacatatttatacattgCGTTGGCTGGAAGGACGGTTCAAGGGGAAAGCCTTTTTTACAATGCAGTAATAAATTGTTAATGTTAAACAATGTATTCTTGTCGAATAGCTTTGGCTTATAGAACACTTATATGACCACACATGCAATTGTAAAATGAAGTACCTTGTTGGCCGCTTTCCCTGAGAACTCAACCATCTCCAGCGATGGCAAGCTAGAAGCAAATTGTGTAGAGCTAAAGAAAACCCAGATCTAGATGGACTTGACCTTGGACCGAGAtcgactgcaactgcaattgcgaTTACGAAAGTGAATGTTAATCACTTGACCACCAGCCTAAAATTTTGTTGATACGGCATGGGGGGCAGTGTGGCCGGACCCGTGAAGCGAAGCGAAGCGGAAATGGAGAACGGAATGCCAATCGAGGATGGGAGGACGATCAAGGATGCAGCAGGAAGAAGCCTACTTAATCTATTTCAACTCTTTGCTAATTGCCAATGCCATAAATGAGTCAACGCTTCTATTGCGGCtttatttcttaatttctACTCAAGCTTAGCTTTCGATTTAAGCCTTTTGCCGATTTTGCTTCCGATTAGAGTTGCGAACCAATAAACAAATTCTGTGCCTAAATGAAATACTCAAATGAAAAATACTCAACGAACGCCACacccaaaaaaacacacacccTAACCTCCTCACTCTCACATCATAGTTAGAACGTTTCGATTGATTGTCTCGTTTAGTACTAACAATAGATCgtatattttccatattttctaCTTGCAGAGAGGATGAAGGCTTTATTAAAGAGGAAGAAAGACCATTACCGGATAATGAGAAGCAGAGAAAAGTCTGGCTGCTCTTCGAGTATCCAGAGAGTTCGCAAGCCGCCAGAGTTGTAGCCATAATTAGTGTATTTGTTATATTGCTATcaattgttatattttgtctAGAAACATTACCCGAATTTAAGCATTACAAGGTGCGTACGAATCAAGCCAAAACGCAAGGACCTGCAATACCTGGATACAAATCCAtatctttctttctttccttccttttccttttcttggcGCTATTCTGTGTGCCTTACTTTCAGGTGTTcaatacaacaacaaatggcacAAAAATCGAGGAAGACGAGGTGCCTGACATCACAGATCCTTTCTTCCTTATAGAAACGTTATGTATTATTTGGTTTACATTTGAACTAACTGTCAGGTAGGCCAGCTCTCTTCCATAAAAAAGCAATTTATGCATACACCTAGTCGTAAGCTAAGCGAACGAAAGAGAAATATTAGTTTGAATACAATATCTCTCTATCCATTTTTcttgcaaaaaacaaaaaaaaaagctatgTTTCTAATTGAGTATAAACATTGATTGATTTTCCGTTCTCTCCTGTTTTTTGtctataatttgtttatattttacatacaaatattataCTTATATTTCTCTGTCTgttgctttgcttttcttcGACACTCATGGTTTAATTCAACTGTTTCAATCTGAAAtcttctttctctctctcttacaAATCTcccactctctttctctctcttgcTCTCGGTTTCTCTATCGCGCTGTCTGTGTGAATCTTTAAACCAAACCAATCGCTGGTCGTTGTATcgattttgtgtgtgttcAGGTTCCTCGCATGTccgaacaaattaaatttctgcAGGGATGTCATGAATGTTATCGACATAATCGCCATCATTCCGTACTTTATAACACTAGCGACTGTCGTTGCCGAAGAGGAGGATACGTTAAATCTTCCAAAAGCGCCAGTCAGTCCACAGGTATGAGATTTCTGTTTGCCCAATGCCAACTACACCAAAGATATCGATATTTatcacccacacccacacacacacgaccacactcacacactcacatgcaTATACAGTTGAACCGATTAAAGTAATAAATGTTGCCATCATCATTTATGAGTTGCCTGACATGATAAAGATGGGGTTGCCTGCCCGCCCCGAAACCCAGTAACAAAACAACAAGTATACACAACTTTCAGTcaaaatttttcatttgttgcaATGCTCAATTCataaccaaccaaccaaccaaccaaccaacttATTCCAAACTACCAATTATATCGATAACAAATGTTCATTGTTGTATATTACCGATACGTACACAATCCAACATCCGCTTACTCACCTCTAAATACAAACATACGATCGACCTATGTAAATGaacatcatcaacatcatatttatatataaacgaTAGACACCAGTACCATACcaacacacatatatatatgcataacacctattatatatatatatatatttcgatAAAATTTTTAGGACAAGTCATCGAATCAGGCTATGTCCTTGGCAATATTACGAGTGATACGATTAGTTCGAGTATTTCGAATATTTAAGTTATCTAGGCATTCGAAGGGTTTACAAATATTAGGACGAACTCTGAAAGCCTCAATGCGGGAATTAggtttacttatatttttcttatttatagGTAAGTTTCATAcagtcaacaaaaaaaaaaaaaacaacaacatacCACATTTACTTATCGATTTACGAGTTTTATTCAAacatcaaaaacaaaagagaaaacaaaatactGCAAAACGACTGCGACCATCCAGACAGACTTACCCTCGCTACCCCGCCCCCTCAAAAGATATATTTCCAACTACTTCTCTCTGTCCCAAAGTCCTGATACACACGTACTTACAGTAACTTGATCTTAAACTACATATAACTACTGCGGAATCGTCCAGCGATCGCGAATTAAAACAACCACaaaagatacatatatatatctatctatgcTTACGTCTGCCTCAAGCCAGCACATTTATGTTACCGCTCATCATGAACCTCCAACCctaaagccaaaaaaaaatacaaaaaacaaaaaacgaaaaa contains:
- the LOC122624609 gene encoding potassium voltage-gated channel protein Shaker isoform X9, which encodes MTMWQSGGMGGHGSQNNPWMKLMGIVHKERRHTENVQSQSGSNERNLNQSLPKLSSQDEEGGAGHGFGGGPQHFEPIPHDHDFCERVVINVSGLRFETQLRTLNQFPDTLLGDPARRLRYFDPLRNEYFFDRSRPSFDAILYYYQSGGRLRRPVNVPLDVFSEEIKFYELGDQAINKFREDEGFIKEEERPLPDNEKQRKVWLLFEYPESSQAARVVAIISVFVILLSIVIFCLETLPEFKHYKVFNTTTNGTKIEEDEVPDITDPFFLIETLCIIWFTFELTVRFLACPNKLNFCRDVMNVIDIIAIIPYFITLATVVAEEEDTLNLPKAPVSPQV
- the LOC122624609 gene encoding potassium voltage-gated channel protein Shaker isoform X5; translation: MTMWQSGGMGGHGSQNNPWMKLMGIVHKERRHTENVQSQSGSNERNLNQSLPKLSSQDEEGGAGHGFGGGPQHFEPIPHDHDFCERVVINVSGLRFETQLRTLNQFPDTLLGDPARRLRYFDPLRNEYFFDRSRPSFDAILYYYQSGGRLRRPVNVPLDVFSEEIKFYELGDQAINKFREDEGFIKEEERPLPDNEKQRKVWLLFEYPESSQAARVVAIISVFVILLSIVIFCLETLPEFKHYKVFNTTTNGTKIEEDEVPDITDPFFLIETLCIIWFTFELTVRFLACPNKLNFCRDVMNVIDIIAIIPYFITLATVVAEEEDTLNLPKAPVSPQDKSSNQAMSLAILRVIRLVRVFRIFKLSRHSKGLQILGRTLKASMRELGLLIFFLFIGVVLFSSAVYFAEAGSENSFFKSIPDAFWWAVVTMTTVGYGDMTPVGVWGKIVGSLCAIAGVLTIALPVPVIVSNFNYFYHRETDQEEMQSQNFNHVTSCPYLPGTLVGQHMKKSSLSESSSDMMDLDDGVESTPGLTETHPGRSAVAPFLGAQQQQQQQPVASSLSMSIDKQLQHPLQQLTQTQLYQQQQQQQQNGFKQQQQQQQTQQQLQQQQSHTINASAAAATSGSGSSNLTMRHNNALAVSIETDV
- the LOC122624609 gene encoding potassium voltage-gated channel protein Shaker isoform X4, whose translation is MAAVAGLYGLGEDRQHRKKQQQQQQHQKEQLEQKEEQKKIAERKLQLREQQLQRNSLDGYGSLPKLSSQDEEGGAGHGFGGGPQHFEPIPHDHDFCERVVINVSGLRFETQLRTLNQFPDTLLGDPARRLRYFDPLRNEYFFDRSRPSFDAILYYYQSGGRLRRPVNVPLDVFSEEIKFYELGDQAINKFREDEGFIKEEERPLPDNEKQRKVWLLFEYPESSQAARVVAIISVFVILLSIVIFCLETLPEFKHYKVFNTTTNGTKIEEDEVPDITDPFFLIETLCIIWFTFELTVRFLACPNKLNFCRDVMNVIDIIAIIPYFITLATVVAEEEDTLNLPKAPVSPQDKSSNQAMSLAILRVIRLVRVFRIFKLSRHSKGLQILGRTLKASMRELGLLIFFLFIGVVLFSSAVYFAEAGSDSSFFKSIPDGFWWAVVTMTTVGYGDMRPVGVWGKIVGSLCAIAGVLTIALPVPVIVSNFNYFYHRETDQEEMQSQNFNHVTSCPYLPGTLGQHMKKSSLSESSSDMMDLDDGVESTPGLTETHPGRSAVAPFLGAQQQQQQQPVASSLSMSIDKQLQHPLQQLTQTQLYQQQQQQQQNGFKQQQQQQQTQQQLQQQQSHTINASAAAATSGSGSSNLTMRHNNALAVSIETDV
- the LOC122624609 gene encoding potassium voltage-gated channel protein Shaker isoform X8, whose amino-acid sequence is MDESSLPKLSSQDEEGGAGHGFGGGPQHFEPIPHDHDFCERVVINVSGLRFETQLRTLNQFPDTLLGDPARRLRYFDPLRNEYFFDRSRPSFDAILYYYQSGGRLRRPVNVPLDVFSEEIKFYELGDQAINKFREDEGFIKEEERPLPDNEKQRKVWLLFEYPESSQAARVVAIISVFVILLSIVIFCLETLPEFKHYKVFNTTTNGTKIEEDEVPDITDPFFLIETLCIIWFTFELTVRFLACPNKLNFCRDVMNVIDIIAIIPYFITLATVVAEEEDTLNLPKAPVSPQDKSSNQAMSLAILRVIRLVRVFRIFKLSRHSKGLQILGRTLKASMRELGLLIFFLFIGVVLFSSAVYFAEAGSENSFFKSIPDAFWWAVVTMTTVGYGDMTPVGVWGKIVGSLCAIAGVLTIALPVPVIVSNFNYFYHRETDQEEMQSQNFNHVTSCPYLPGTLVGQHMKKSSLSESSSDMMDLDDGVESTPGLTETHPGRSAVAPFLGAQQQQQQQPVASSLSMSIDKQLQHPLQQLTQTQLYQQQQQQQQNGFKQQQQQQQTQQQLQQQQSHTINASAAAATSGSGSSNLTMRHNNALAVSIETDV
- the LOC122624609 gene encoding potassium voltage-gated channel protein Shaker isoform X2, whose translation is MAAVAGLYGLGEDRQHRKKQQQQQQHQKEQLEQKEEQKKIAERKLQLREQQLQRNSLDGYGSLPKLSSQDEEGGAGHGFGGGPQHFEPIPHDHDFCERVVINVSGLRFETQLRTLNQFPDTLLGDPARRLRYFDPLRNEYFFDRSRPSFDAILYYYQSGGRLRRPVNVPLDVFSEEIKFYELGDQAINKFREDEGFIKEEERPLPDNEKQRKVWLLFEYPESSQAARVVAIISVFVILLSIVIFCLETLPEFKHYKVFNTTTNGTKIEEDEVPDITDPFFLIETLCIIWFTFELTVRFLACPNKLNFCRDVMNVIDIIAIIPYFITLATVVAEEEDTLNLPKAPVSPQDKSSNQAMSLAILRVIRLVRVFRIFKLSRHSKGLQILGRTLKASMRELGLLIFFLFIGVVLFSSAVYFAEAGSDSSFFKSIPDGFWWAVVTMTTVGYGDMRPVGVWGKIVGSLCAIAGVLTIALPVPVIVSNFNYFYHRETDQEEMQSQNFNHVTSCPYLPGTLVGQHMKKSSLSESSSDMMDLDDGVESTPGLTETHPGRSAVAPFLGAQQQQQQQPVASSLSMSIDKQLQHPLQQLTQTQLYQQQQQQQQNGFKQQQQQQQTQQQLQQQQSHTINASAAAATSGSGSSNLTMRHNNALAVSIETDV
- the LOC122624609 gene encoding potassium voltage-gated channel protein Shaker isoform X7 — its product is MAAVAGLYGLGEDRQHRKKQQQQQQHQKEQLEQKEEQKKIAERKLQLREQQLQRNSLDGYGSLPKLSSQDEEGGAGHGFGGGPQHFEPIPHDHDFCERVVINVSGLRFETQLRTLNQFPDTLLGDPARRLRYFDPLRNEYFFDRSRPSFDAILYYYQSGGRLRRPVNVPLDVFSEEIKFYELGDQAINKFREDEGFIKEEERPLPDNEKQRKVWLLFEYPESSQAARVVAIISVFVILLSIVIFCLETLPEFKHYKVFNTTTNGTKIEEDEVPDITDPFFLIETLCIIWFTFELTVRFLACPNKLNFCRDVMNVIDIIAIIPYFITLATVVAEEEDTLNLPKAPVSPQDKSSNQAMSLAILRVIRLVRVFRIFKLSRHSKGLQILGRTLKASMRELGLLIFFLFIGVVLFSSAVYFAEAGSENSFFKSIPDAFWWAVVTMTTVGYGDMTPVGFWGKIVGSLCVIAGVLTIALPVPVIVSNFNYFYHRETDQEEMQSQNFNHVTSCSYLPGALGQHLKKSSLSESSSDIMDLDDGIDATTPGLTDHTGRHMVPFLRTQQSFEKQQLQLQLQLQQQSPHGQQMTQQQLGQNGLRSTNSLQLRHNNAMAVSIETDV
- the LOC122624609 gene encoding potassium voltage-gated channel protein Shaker isoform X6, which gives rise to MTMWQSGGMGGHGSQNNPWMKLMGIVHKERRHTENVQSQSGSNERNLNQSLPKLSSQDEEGGAGHGFGGGPQHFEPIPHDHDFCERVVINVSGLRFETQLRTLNQFPDTLLGDPARRLRYFDPLRNEYFFDRSRPSFDAILYYYQSGGRLRRPVNVPLDVFSEEIKFYELGDQAINKFREDEGFIKEEERPLPDNEKQRKVWLLFEYPESSQAARVVAIISVFVILLSIVIFCLETLPEFKHYKVFNTTTNGTKIEEDEVPDITDPFFLIETLCIIWFTFELTVRFLACPNKLNFCRDVMNVIDIIAIIPYFITLATVVAEEEDTLNLPKAPVSPQDKSSNQAMSLAILRVIRLVRVFRIFKLSRHSKGLQILGRTLKASMRELGLLIFFLFIGVVLFSSAVYFAEAGSENSFFKSIPDAFWWAVVTMTTVGYGDMTPVGVWGKIVGSLCAIAGVLTIALPVPVIVSNFNYFYHRETDQEEMQSQNFNHVTSCPYLPGTLGQHMKKSSLSESSSDMMDLDDGVESTPGLTETHPGRSAVAPFLGAQQQQQQQPVASSLSMSIDKQLQHPLQQLTQTQLYQQQQQQQQNGFKQQQQQQQTQQQLQQQQSHTINASAAAATSGSGSSNLTMRHNNALAVSIETDV
- the LOC122624609 gene encoding potassium voltage-gated channel protein Shaker isoform X1 produces the protein MAAVAGLYGLGEDRQHRKKQQQQQQHQKEQLEQKEEQKKIAERKLQLREQQLQRNSLDGYGSLPKLSSQDEEGGAGHGFGGGPQHFEPIPHDHDFCERVVINVSGLRFETQLRTLNQFPDTLLGDPARRLRYFDPLRNEYFFDRSRPSFDAILYYYQSGGRLRRPVNVPLDVFSEEIKFYELGDQAINKFREDEGFIKEEERPLPDNEKQRKVWLLFEYPESSQAARVVAIISVFVILLSIVIFCLETLPEFKHYKVFNTTTNGTKIEEDEVPDITDPFFLIETLCIIWFTFELTVRFLACPNKLNFCRDVMNVIDIIAIIPYFITLATVVAEEEDTLNLPKAPVSPQDKSSNQAMSLAILRVIRLVRVFRIFKLSRHSKGLQILGRTLKASMRELGLLIFFLFIGVVLFSSAVYFAEAGSENSFFKSIPDAFWWAVVTMTTVGYGDMTPVGVWGKIVGSLCAIAGVLTIALPVPVIVSNFNYFYHRETDQEEMQSQNFNHVTSCPYLPGTLVGQHMKKSSLSESSSDMMDLDDGVESTPGLTETHPGRSAVAPFLGAQQQQQQQPVASSLSMSIDKQLQHPLQQLTQTQLYQQQQQQQQNGFKQQQQQQQTQQQLQQQQSHTINASAAAATSGSGSSNLTMRHNNALAVSIETDV